In Streptomyces liangshanensis, the DNA window GGGGAGCGGCGCGCGGAACAGGGCAGCTCCGCCGGGCTACCGCCGGAAGAAGCGCACACGGAACGAGGCGGCCCCACCGGGTCCCGGCCCACCCCGGCCGGCAGGCCGCGGGAGGCCCGGTCGGCAATGGGAAGCCCGGGCAGCCGTGGTAGCGGCGTGCGGGAGGGGCGGCTCCGTCGGGCCCGTGGAAAGCGGGCGCGTGGGGAACAGGGCGGTCGCGCCGGGCATCCGCCGGAAGCGGCGCCCGCGGAACGAGGCGGCCCCGCCCGGCGACCGCGCGAAGCCCGGCGAACAGCCCGGGACCGGGAACGCCACCTGGCGGTTGGCACAGGGCCGGGCAACCCCGCCTGGCGCTAGGCAGCCCCCAGAGTGGGACCGGGCGAGCTCGCTCGGTGGGCGCGCCAGGACCGGGCACCGCCGCCCAGCGAACAGCCCGGCAAGGGCAACCCCGCCCGGCGGTCAAGCCGGGACGGCTGCTCGGGACAGGACCGCTGTCATGTCCTCCTCGGGGAGTGCCGGGTTGGTGCCTGCGCTGGAGGCCAGTTCGGGGACGTGCAGTGCCTCGCGGAGTCTGGGGAGCGGGAGGCGGGGGTCGGCGGCCGCCGCCTGGCGGGTCCAGACCTCGGGGTCGTGGCTCAGCCGTTCGATCAGCGCGGGGGTGGCGGCCGGGTCCCGGACGGCCAGGCGGCGGTAGGTGCCGTCCGGGTGGTCCGCGTAACGGCGGGCGAGGCCCTCACTGGGGAAGCGGGGGTGCGTCTCCGCCATCCACGCGGAGAACGAGCTGCCGAGCCGCGCGTACACCCGCATGAGGACCTCCTCCGGGACGTCGGGGTGGTGGATGCCCAAGAGGTTCTCGACCGACGGGTCCTCGGTACGCGCGAGCAGGCGCAGGAGGTCGGGCGGCAGGTGGGGGCTGAGGGCGGCGGTGCGCCGGAGCAGCGGGTGGGCGGAGGTCGCGGCCCGGCGCAGCACCCCGGGGTCGGCGAGGCCGTCCCGTACCCACTCCACGTCTCCCCCGGCGTGCGCGCGCACCGTGAAGTCGATCGACATGCGCCGCGTCTCGCCCAGTTCGGGCCTGACGGAGACCGCCAGCCGTACGGCCTCGTCGGGGTCGGCGGCCAGGCGCTCCACCAGGTCGGCGGGCAGCGACGGGTTCCCGGCGAGGGCGGTCAGGTGTGTCCGCTCGGCGAGGTACCGCTCGGCGTCCGCGCGGTGGAGGAGCCCGCGTCGCAGCGCCTCGGCGGCGGACTC includes these proteins:
- a CDS encoding Mucin-2 gives rise to the protein MVAFHASALDGVARNEALPTALLLRLLAFDGGGYGPPRQAVERAGLPEQAVAAILAHPNPRTRVGFAMSARAEPAQRARLVDDPSPKVRAALAYGPEWPAPRTTVAPLPDDVCARLLDDPDPAVREALLDSPYLTPSFVASLAAHRDPAARLRAARAWRTLPADARAALLADPDAPVRRAAALAECHRDARLTATLLRDPESAAEALRRGLLHRADAERYLAERTHLTALAGNPSLPADLVERLAADPDEAVRLAVSVRPELGETRRMSIDFTVRAHAGGDVEWVRDGLADPGVLRRAATSAHPLLRRTAALSPHLPPDLLRLLARTEDPSVENLLGIHHPDVPEEVLMRVYARLGSSFSAWMAETHPRFPSEGLARRYADHPDGTYRRLAVRDPAATPALIERLSHDPEVWTRQAAAADPRLPLPRLREALHVPELASSAGTNPALPEEDMTAVLSRAAVPA